GGGCTAATATGACGTTACGTTTCGGTTGGATTTTGAAGCTCCCACGTTCTAGGCCTCCTGACTGGAACGCGTCTCGCTGGAATGCACACTAAATTCTTCCTTACTGCCGGCTAGAAACACGTAACACATTTTAAAACCAACTTTTAGAAAATTTATCCGTCTTTCTGTGTGTTTCGCTGAAAAGCCATGTTTGTTGTGACAGCTTGCTGTCACGTTGCATCTATATTGCGGGATTCAGTGATGCCAGTGGTATCGCACAGGGCACAACGgaatattattcaaattgTAATGTTATGCAATTACAAAAGTCgtgaaaatataaacaactGCACATAAAACCgtacaaaaattttaatttgtattgAAAACGATCATTCGTTATTTTATGAACGAAATTGCTGTCATGCGAAATGTCAAAACATCAAGATTGAACCGTTTGCACGCGGTTATGAACCGGTTCGACTTTTAGCAGAGCAACAGATTGAACTGGACGGTTTCGTGCTGAGGCTCCGTGCTTTTCTATATTATTTCTCGCATCACACAGCCCCTCATGATGGCCGAGCCAGAAAAGGAATGTAAGCAAATGGAAATAGCCGTTCAACGGCATCGGAAAATGTTGCACTACGTGACGAAGAAATGTGTGCCTCTGCTGGAATCGAGTAAGTATGAAACGCCGAAGTGAAAAACATTCCACACGCAGATAATCGTTTCGTTTTACGTATAGAGCTAAAGGAGGCGGACGATAAGTCGATGTCATGGAAGGACCGAGCGCTGAGAGCAGAAGGAAGAATTGCGTTGTTAGAGCGACAGCTGGAGGAAAAAgctaaccagacaaatcattacAAAAAGTAGAATATTTCTGTAAAGATTCCAATTGTAGTCACCGGTAAATGGTTCCCTTTTTCTCTTTAGGTTGTACGAAGGACAATACCAAGTGATGATCAAGATCGGATCCGTGATGGGTGAAATCGTGTGGAAATCATTCAAAAGTCAATCGAATGTGAAAATGTTAATACAAGCGCAGGAAACAATGCGAAAGTATTGTGCCCTGACGAAAGGCATCATTGATTCCTTTCTGTTGGCCTACGGTAACAATTTACCTCCCCTTCAATCGATGGAACACGTATTTGTGATATCGGTGCTTGGAGCTATAACAAACCTGGCTGCATTCACCGAGGGTAGAGCATTCCTAGCGCAGCAAGAAGAGGTGGTACATCTCATGAAAAAGATGGTACTGGATCAGGAGCATTGGAGATTTCCTCATTTTCGCCTCATGAAGCGAATGGTACTTACGTTCGCGTACAACATGTCACTGGAGGATCCGGTCGCTTATTTCATGTTAAGCGAAGAAAAGCTTGTCAGCGGTGTTCTGCGTTGCTTAAACTTGAATGATCCCACGGACGTTGTAGCCGTTGCGGTGGCAATTATCTATCGGCTGCTGAGCACTTCACTGCAGGCAGGAATTCCCTCATCTTTGCCAGAAAAGGTAAGGAATGTTGGATGTGAGCATTTCATTGAACCAACTCACTATTCATTAACTTCGTTTCAGATTCCGTGGTCTATGATAGTAACGATGAAGAACTCGCCGGACAAACAACTGGGAGAAATTGCTACGAGTCTTCTGAACGTCATGAAATCCTCGGAGGCTCCTgggttttaatattttatacagTAATATCGAGAATTAAGATATTTGAAGCGTCCGAGGGTTGGAGAATAGAATAATGTACAAAGATAATAAGCAATGAATTGTTTGTAACGGTTCCTTTGAAGCTAATGCAATCAAATAACAATGTCTGATTGTGATTTTGTTTACAGCGGTATACGGTTCTGTTTACGAACTGTCAAatgttgtaaacaaatcatCCAAACAAACCAGCAACAAGCCGCACATGTGTTCGAAATGGAtggtaaattttaattttaatacaatttataACGTTCAGGTACTTCTTATATTGTAAATCGTTGCAGGACCTTCGTTTATGGTAAATTTGGTGAAACCGGAAGAACGAGATGCATTCGTTTGTGCAAAGAAACATTACATGAGCCTAGATGCCAAACATTACAATAGAGCGAACCCGAAAGCTAAACCgaagcagaaaaagaaactttcGCGAAAGGAGATCAAAGAAATGGGTCTGTACAGTTTACCACACAACACGGTAAAGTACAAAGACGCATTGAAGCTTCATAAGATGTGGTGTGGATATTACGATACACTCTTCCCGTCAGACGAACTGCCGGTCGTGACAGAATCTAGATATAATACGGTCGTGTATGTTACAGGTAGTTTGTTTTATGCAGCGCTTTAAGCTATTGCTGTTCTTTATTCCCCAGGGCTAGCTTGTTGAAGGCAGACTATCATGGAGCAAAAATTCACATCGTGCGATCGAAGCAGTCCAGCGTAGTAGGAATGAAAGGAATCGTAGTACTGGACACGAAAGGAACCTTCAAAATGGTGTCGAAGGACAACAGGCTACGCAGTGAGTAAACGCTACGCAGTGAGAAAGCATTTCCTACCGGCAGCGTTAATGAGCTTCCGTATATTTGTGCTCTTTCAGCCATACCAAAAAATGATTCTCAGTTCGAAGTAACGATTCGCGACAAGGTAGTCACAATTTTCGGTAGACATCTAAACGCTCGGCCCGCCGAGCGTTCtgtgaaaaaagcaaaaacattttCACTTCCTGATCTATAAAGGAAACGATAATGAACATCGATACGGTGCATGTCAACTGCTGTTTCGAAGAAATTGGGATCGTTCTAATTCTTCACATAACTTTTCTTCCAAAAGAAAACCATGcaaattattattagcttGTATTAGATAAGTTTAGTCAAGGAACGATGCATTTACTGTTTCCATATGGCATTACAATGCATTACCATTGAATTTAAGGAAATAAACGCAAAGAATcgcaaaattaaattgaagtGACTGCTTGCGCTACGGCCCAATAGATGCCGCTTCTGTTtggaatttaaaattttccaattttattacaggatgataaaaattataatgcaaggattgaaaatatgtttaaatgtcatattaaacaaataacaaaactccTACAATTGTTTACAGTTTGTTGTGTATTTATTGCATTATGTAACACGCTCTATTCCGGACAGGAGCAGATTGAAAATTATGTAAAGATAAAACgataactatttttaaaaaaataccaaaatacAAACTTGCGTGTCTTTTTATGTAGAATGCAGATAGATTGCTCGAGAATAATTCTCGCAGATAAACCACTTCCATTTTCTATTGCGTCAACTTTCCTTATCGTGGACATCTAATGGTCAGCTTTCTGCTCGAAAGGCAGAAGCAGTATATCCCTGTCCAAAGCCTACGTAAGGTATGCTCACACGGGTCGGAAGTAGCAGCAGATAATGTTCGTTCGTATGATTCGATTGTGAATCCATTTTCCACGAACGAACGGTCTTCTTTCGTGGAGGAAAGGTTCCAAATCGATGCCAGTATGGCTGTGCTCTCCACTCAGCGAGTGCAAGCGTTGAAGCAGGGGCCGGCTTGAAATTGAGTTATGCTTGGgcattaaaattttatccTTCA
The Anopheles moucheti chromosome 2, idAnoMoucSN_F20_07, whole genome shotgun sequence genome window above contains:
- the LOC128298258 gene encoding uncharacterized protein LOC128298258, encoding MMAEPEKECKQMEIAVQRHRKMLHYVTKKCVPLLESKLKEADDKSMSWKDRALRAEGRIALLERQLEEKANQTNHYKKLYEGQYQVMIKIGSVMGEIVWKSFKSQSNVKMLIQAQETMRKYCALTKGIIDSFLLAYGNNLPPLQSMEHVFVISVLGAITNLAAFTEGRAFLAQQEEVVHLMKKMVLDQEHWRFPHFRLMKRMVLTFAYNMSLEDPVAYFMLSEEKLVSGVLRCLNLNDPTDVVAVAVAIIYRLLSTSLQAGIPSSLPEKIPWSMIVTMKNSPDKQLGEIATSLLNVMKSSEAPGF
- the LOC128300461 gene encoding ribonuclease P protein subunit p29, coding for MDGPSFMVNLVKPEERDAFVCAKKHYMSLDAKHYNRANPKAKPKQKKKLSRKEIKEMGLYSLPHNTVKYKDALKLHKMWCGYYDTLFPSDELPVVTESRYNTVVASLLKADYHGAKIHIVRSKQSSVVGMKGIVVLDTKGTFKMVSKDNRLRTIPKNDSQFEVTIRDKVVTIFGRHLNARPAERSVKKAKTFSLPDL